GGCCTCGATGGCAGGATCGAACAACGCCCCCAACACCGCGGCGGCGCCGGTATCGCCCACCAGCCCCCCGGCGATGCAGCCTTGCAGGGCCGCCAGCCGGGTGTATTCCCGCGGCGGCGTCTCGAACAGCAGCGCCTCGGGCCGGCCCTGGCCCTGCTGCAAAAACGTCTCCCACAACCGGAACCGGCCCAGGCGGTTGCCCCCGTCCGGATGGTGTCCATGATCCTGCACCGCGGCGGCCACCATGGCCGGCATGGGCAGCCCGGCCATGGCCAGCCAGCCCTGCCACCAGGGCCAGGAGAAATCGCCAGTCCAGATGGGCACATGCCCGGCCGGACACTGCTCCTGCACCGTCACGCCCATGGATTCCAGAAAGGCGGGATTGTCGAAGAGCGAGAGCCCGGCGCGACTGGTGGATGAAGCCGGCATCCCGGCAGCCAGGTGTGCCTTGAGCGCCCGGAAGAAGCCCCCGCCCATGATCTCCCCATGCAGATGCACGCCCTGCCCGGCGACGGTGCAGGCGCGGATCTGTCGGGCCACCTGCTGCGCCGGGGATGGCAGCACAAACTTGGGGCAGTTCTCCAGGGGCCAGCGGCCGTCCAGCACCTCATCCGGCACCAGCAGCACATCCTGGGTTCCGCTTCCGATATCCAGCAACAACAGGGCCATGCATCCTCCTTACGCCGCCAGCAGGTAATCCCGACCGGCGACGAATCCTTGCGATTCCAGAAATTCGGCAATCTGCACATGGGCATCGCGGCTGGCCACATAGGAGAGCACCAGGCACTCCCCGGCCGGGGGAAGCCCTGCCCGCGGGATGACCGGCACGCCGCCGTAGCGCTGGCCGATCTTTTTGGGGTCGATGTCCACCCAGGCGACAATGCGCACGCCGTGCGCCAGCAGCAGCCGGGCCCGCTTGCGGCTCACCTGACCCGCACCGATGACGTACACGTCCGGATGATGCGGATTATGCCGGGCCAGCCAGCGGGCCAGGGCCTCGGTTTTAAGGGCATAGAAGGCCTCC
This sequence is a window from Megalodesulfovibrio gigas DSM 1382 = ATCC 19364. Protein-coding genes within it:
- a CDS encoding DUF1786 domain-containing protein is translated as MALLLLDIGSGTQDVLLVPDEVLDGRWPLENCPKFVLPSPAQQVARQIRACTVAGQGVHLHGEIMGGGFFRALKAHLAAGMPASSTSRAGLSLFDNPAFLESMGVTVQEQCPAGHVPIWTGDFSWPWWQGWLAMAGLPMPAMVAAAVQDHGHHPDGGNRLGRFRLWETFLQQGQGRPEALLFETPPREYTRLAALQGCIAGGLVGDTGAAAVLGALFDPAIEALQREAGVCVVNCGNSHLIAFLVHGGRIWGVYEHHTGMRSREELLADLDQFRRGTLAQAQVHASGGHGSLRLEPPAAAGTFDRLVVLGPQRSLLAGSEEGGAAAQFIAPGGDMMLAGAFGLLHGQRLRGAATA